The Streptomyces sp. NBC_01463 DNA window CCCGGCTCCTTCAAGAGCGGGGACAACTACGACAACCGGGCCGACGTCGCCGCCTGGAACCGGGCGATCAAGCGGACGGGCCGCTCCGTCCACCTGGAGATCTCCTGGTCGCTGGACATCGGCTACGCCGACGACTGGAAGAAGACCTCCAACGGCTGGCGGGTGGACACCGACGTCGAGTGCTACTGCGAGACGCTGGTGACGTGGGACAACTCCGTGAAGGCACGCTGGCGCGACACCCCGGGCTGGACCCGGCACGCGGGACCGGGCGGGTGGAACGACCTGGACGCCGTCGATGTCGGCAACGGCGAGATGGACGGACTCACCAAGGCCGAGCGGCAGAGCTACATGACGCTGTGGTCGATCGCCAAGTCGCCGCTCTACTCCGGGGACGACCTGACGAAGCTCGACGCGTACGGCGTCTCCCTGCTGACCAACCGTGAGGTCCTGCGGGTCAACCAGCAGCCCGGCACCCCGGCCCGTCCGGTCACCACGACGGGCGACCAGCAGGTGTGGGCGTCGAAGAACCCCGACGGCAGCTACACCGTGGCGCTGTTCAACCTCGGCGACTCCCCCGCGTCGGTCACGGCCCCCTGGTCCGCACTCGGCTTCACCGGCCGGGCGGACGTCCGGGACCTGTGGAACCGCGAGGACCTCGGGCAGCACAAGGACGGCATCGGCCAGGCGCTGCCCGCCCACGGTTCACGGCTGTTCACCGTCACCCCGCACGGCCCCGGACTGCGGACCACGGCGTACGAGGCGGAGTCGCCGGCGAACACGCTGAGCGGGAACGCGGCGGTCTCCGGCTGCGAGGCCTGCTCGGGCGGCAAGAAGGTCGGCAACCTCTACCAGGGCGGCTCCCTCGCCTTCACCGGCGTCAAGGCCGAACGGGCCGGGACGTACTACGTCGACGTGACCTACACGTCGGGTGACGAACGGTCCGTCGGGATCTCCGTGAACGGGAAGCCGGCCGTCAGCAGGGTCTTCCCGTCCACCGGTGACTGGGGCACGCCGGAGACCGTCAGCGTGCCCGTCACGCTCGCGGCCGGCCGCAACACCGTCACGTTCGACAGCGGCGCATCGGGCTTCTCGCCGGACATCGACCGGATCGATGTGCCGAAGCGGAGCTGATCACCTCTCCGACGGGCGCGGCGGCCGGCTCACCCGGCCGCCGCGCTCCGCGCCCGCACTGTTTCTCCCCCGCACGTGAGCCGTACCGGAATGGAGTCACCGTGAACGACCAGCACCCCCAGCCGCAGTCCCGGCCGGAGGCCGACCGTCTGAGCCGCCGCCGGCTGTTCTCGCTCGCCGCCGCCGTCGGCTCGGCCACCGCGCTCGGTTCGCTGCCCGCCTTCGCCGCGAGCGCGCCACCGGTGCGGCCCGCCTCGTCCCCGATGCGCGCTCCCGGGCGCACCACCGAGATGTGGTACCGGGTGCCCGCCGACGCGGGGGCGATGATCGAGCAGGCCCTCCCGGTCGGCAACGGGCGGCTCGGCGCGCTCGTCGGCAACGACCCCGGCCACGAACTGCTGCACCTCACCGACGCCACACTGTGGACCGGCGGCATCAACGACCAGCTGGACACGGACGGCCAGTTCCCCTACGGCCGGGAGGACTTCGGCAGCTTCACGCTCCTCGGCAACGTGTCCGTGGAGCTGCCGGACCACGAACTGTCCGCGGTGTCCGGCTACCGCCGCAGCCTCGACCTGGCCCAGGGCGTCGTCAGCTCCCGCTACACCCGGTCCGGTGTGGTCTACGAGCGCACGGTCTTCGCCAGCCGCCCCGACGACGTCGTGGTCGCCCACTTCACCCAGCGCGGCGGCGGCCACTACACCGGCTCCATAGCGCTCGACGGCACGCACGGCGAATCCACGTCGGCCGACGCGCACCGGGCCGAGATCTTCCTGGCGGACTCGTTCGCCAACGGACTGCGGTACGGGGCCGTCGTGCTCGCGTACAGCCGCAGCGGGAAGGTGTCCACGGACGGCGGCCGGATCACGTTCACCCGGTGCGCGGACCTGACCGTGGTGATCAGCGGCGGCACGGACTACGCACCCGACGCGGCCACGGGCTACCGCGACCCCGCCGTCGACCCGCTCGTCCTCGCCCGTACCAAGGCGCGGGACGCGGCCGACGCGACCGTCACCGAGCTGCTGCACACCCATGTGGCCGACCACCGGGCGCTGTTCGGCCGGATGAGTGTCGAGCTGGGCTCCTCCACACCCCGGCAGCGCGCCCTGGACACCTGGGAGCGGTTGCAGGCCCGCACCGCCGAGGGCGATCCCGACCCCGAACTCGAGGCGATGTACCTCCAGTTCGGCCGCTATCTGATGATCTCCGGTTCGCGCGAAGGCCTTCCGGTGGCGCTCCAGGGGCTGTGGCTGGACGGCAACGACCCGGACTGGATGGGTGACTACCACACCGACATCAACATCCAGATGAACTACTGGATGGCGGGCCGCGCGGGTCTCTCCTCCTGCTTCGACGCGCTGACGGACTACTGTCTGGCCCAGCTGCCCTCCTGGAGCGAGCTCACCCGGGCGCACTTCAACGACCCGGCCAACCGGTTCCGCAACTCCAGCGGCCGGGTCGCCGGCTGGACCGTGGCGTTCTCCACGAACATCTACGGCGGCCTCGGCTGGTGGTGGCACCCGGCCGGCAACGCCTGGCTGTGCAACTCGCTCTGGGAGCACTACGAGTTCACGCAGGACCGCGCGCACGTGGCGCGCATCTTCCCGATGCTAAAGGGGGCCTGTGAGTTCTGGGAGGCGCGGCTGCTGACGACGACGGTGACGGACGCGGCGACGGGTGAGCGGCGCGAGGTCCTGATCGCGGACGGCGACTGGTCGCCGGAGCACGGGCCGCAGGACACGAAGGGCAACACCTATGTGCAGGAAGTGGTGCGGGACCTCTTCCTGCACTTCGAGGAGGCCTGTGCGCTGCTGGGCCGCGACGCACGGTACGGCGCGACGGTCGCGGCGATGCGGAAGCGGCTGTATCTCCCGGAGGTCAGCCCGACGACGGGCTGGCTCCAGGAGTGGATGTCCCCGGACAACCTCGGTGAGACGACCCACCGCCACCTCTCCCCGCTGATCGGTCTCTTCCCGGGCGACCGCATCCGCCCGGGTGCCGTGTCCGACGAGCTGCTGGACGGGGCGACCGCGCTGCTGAGGGCCCGCGGCATGGAGAGCTTCGGCTGGGCGAACGCCTGGCGTGCGATGTGCTGGGCGCGGCTGAAGAACGCGGACAACGCGTACCAGCTCGTCGTCAACAACCTGCGGCCGTCGGTCAGCAGCAGCAACGGCTCCTCGATGAACCTGTTTGACATCTACCAGGTCGAGGAGGACCGCGGCATCTTCCAGATCGACGCCAACTTCGGCACCCCGACCGCCATGCTGGAGATGCTGCTGTACTCCAGGCCGGGCCACATCGAGCTGCTGCCCGCGCTGCCGGACGCCTGGGCCGGCTCGGGTTCCGTCACCGGGATCGGGGCGCGCGGCGGGTTCCTGGTGGACCTGAGCTGGCGTGACGGCAGGGTGCGCGAGGCGAGGATCCACAGCGTCGGCGGTCGGACCACCGAGGTGTGCTTCGCGGGGCGGACGAGGAAGGTCGGCCTGCGCCCCGGCGGTTCGGTCACGCTGCGCACGTTCTGACGGCGGGCCGGGGGCCGGGCGGTGGGGTTGCCCACCGCCCGGCCCCTTCATGCCGCGGCGGGCGAAGGGGTCCCGTCCTCCGTCCTGCCGCCGCCGTCGTGGTGGATGGGCGTCCGCGACCCCGTGAGCGGGGCTCCCGTGCCACCCCGGCGCTCCGCGACGATCTCCGCCGCGATGGACAGCGCGGTCTCCTCCGGCGTACGGGCGCCGAGGTCGAGGCCGATCGGGGAGCGCAGCCGGGCCAGCTCCTCGTCGGTCAGACCGGCCTCGCGCAGGCGCCGGTTGCGGTCCTCATGGGTACGGCGGGAGCCCATCGCCCCGACGTACGCG harbors:
- a CDS encoding glycoside hydrolase family 95 protein, yielding MNDQHPQPQSRPEADRLSRRRLFSLAAAVGSATALGSLPAFAASAPPVRPASSPMRAPGRTTEMWYRVPADAGAMIEQALPVGNGRLGALVGNDPGHELLHLTDATLWTGGINDQLDTDGQFPYGREDFGSFTLLGNVSVELPDHELSAVSGYRRSLDLAQGVVSSRYTRSGVVYERTVFASRPDDVVVAHFTQRGGGHYTGSIALDGTHGESTSADAHRAEIFLADSFANGLRYGAVVLAYSRSGKVSTDGGRITFTRCADLTVVISGGTDYAPDAATGYRDPAVDPLVLARTKARDAADATVTELLHTHVADHRALFGRMSVELGSSTPRQRALDTWERLQARTAEGDPDPELEAMYLQFGRYLMISGSREGLPVALQGLWLDGNDPDWMGDYHTDINIQMNYWMAGRAGLSSCFDALTDYCLAQLPSWSELTRAHFNDPANRFRNSSGRVAGWTVAFSTNIYGGLGWWWHPAGNAWLCNSLWEHYEFTQDRAHVARIFPMLKGACEFWEARLLTTTVTDAATGERREVLIADGDWSPEHGPQDTKGNTYVQEVVRDLFLHFEEACALLGRDARYGATVAAMRKRLYLPEVSPTTGWLQEWMSPDNLGETTHRHLSPLIGLFPGDRIRPGAVSDELLDGATALLRARGMESFGWANAWRAMCWARLKNADNAYQLVVNNLRPSVSSSNGSSMNLFDIYQVEEDRGIFQIDANFGTPTAMLEMLLYSRPGHIELLPALPDAWAGSGSVTGIGARGGFLVDLSWRDGRVREARIHSVGGRTTEVCFAGRTRKVGLRPGGSVTLRTF
- a CDS encoding carbohydrate-binding protein → MHSPARSTRRAVRAVTVLAVTAALATALPAAQAAPGTVAAAPAKAAPAQRPAEKPFMGWSSWSMQTSSYPGLNPTGQYSYLTEANVLKQADAMAAKLKRFGYEYINIDAGWWRGQDWTPEFDGYGRQQADPERFPRGMKPVADDLHAKGLKAGIYLPVGLEKEGYGGGTLPIWHAPGCTTGDIVYPDLRTTNGWDSSYKIDFSRPCAQKYVDSQAQLIADWGYDFLKLDGVGPGSFKSGDNYDNRADVAAWNRAIKRTGRSVHLEISWSLDIGYADDWKKTSNGWRVDTDVECYCETLVTWDNSVKARWRDTPGWTRHAGPGGWNDLDAVDVGNGEMDGLTKAERQSYMTLWSIAKSPLYSGDDLTKLDAYGVSLLTNREVLRVNQQPGTPARPVTTTGDQQVWASKNPDGSYTVALFNLGDSPASVTAPWSALGFTGRADVRDLWNREDLGQHKDGIGQALPAHGSRLFTVTPHGPGLRTTAYEAESPANTLSGNAAVSGCEACSGGKKVGNLYQGGSLAFTGVKAERAGTYYVDVTYTSGDERSVGISVNGKPAVSRVFPSTGDWGTPETVSVPVTLAAGRNTVTFDSGASGFSPDIDRIDVPKRS